Part of the Lampris incognitus isolate fLamInc1 chromosome 1, fLamInc1.hap2, whole genome shotgun sequence genome is shown below.
gtttacaagatggtagtgagaccagctatgttatatagtttagagacagtggcacagacgaaaagacaggaggtggagctggaggtggcagagttggagatgctaagatttccattgggagtgatgaagaaggacaggattaggaacgagtatattagagggaccgctcaggttggaaggtttggagacaaagcaagagaggcaagattgagatggcttggacatgtgtggaggagagatgctgggtatattgggaggaggatgctgaatatggagctgccagggaagaggagaagaggaaggccaaagaggaggtttatggatgtggtgaggcaggacatgcaggtggctggtgtgacagaggaagatgcagaagacaggaagagatggaaacggatgatctgctgtggcgacccctaatgggagcagctgaaagtagtagttgtagcaaTAGTCGTAGAGTCTTGCTTTCTGGTTAAAACACCACCCTTTTCATTCACAACACATTGTTCATCCCCACCTAGTAAGAGGACTGTTTCTAACCAACCACACAGGCAGCTGCTATTTAGATTAATGGCTGCCAGGTTGGAAAACAATTACATTCTGCTTTTATATTGTTTTATCACTCTGATTTTCTTTGTAAAGCCATTGTGAAGGAAGAGGATATCCCCTCGATATTTAGCTGACGATTTTATACACAGCAACGTTGTAGTTCGAGTCCAACATAGGAAAGAACTACAACTCCCAGTTCACCatcattgaaaaaaacaaaaacaaaaaaaaaagcagaaggaCTCCTCAGAGTGATCAGATATGAAAAAGAAGAGCTGGTTCATTAAAGGACCAACtacagaaaagaagaaaaagacgtTTTGTTCTGTTGCTGACCGGCGCTTCAGCCTCTTGGAGATGATGTACATGGCCGCAGCGCCAACGTATTTGGCGAAGAAACCCTCGAAGGTGCTGAACTTGCCCTCACGTACAATGTAAtcgaaggaggccagggcctcgCCGGTGGTTCTGTACACGTTGGGGGAGATGAGATGGACCAGCCAGCTGTCGGCCCACTCGCGCCATTTCATCTCCTCTCTGAGAACAGACACAAGGACACAGGAAGAAGTGATTCGGGTTAGATGACAGAACATACGACTGTATTTCACATCATGGAGACGGCACACCTCAGCCAAGATGCAGTCATACTGGTGTGGGTTTGTTGGGAATTTTACAGTTTCTAAATTCACTTTCAGCCTTGAAAAGCATGGAATCAGCAATTGGGGGTTTATCTTCTCACCGATGTTTCTTGAtttatgtattattttttttaaatttccacaCAAAGTGACCAGTATGACAGCACAACTACCCAGCAGGAGGCTGACGTGCTGGTTTCTCTCATCAGTCATGACTAAAAAAAACTCAGGAGTTAACTGCCGTCACCCATCTTTTTACATTTAGATATCATGGATCactgagccctgtgatggtctggcggcctgtccagggtgtctccccgcctgccgcccagtgactgctgggataggctccagcatccccgcgaccctgagagcaggataagcagtttgaataatggatggatggatggatggatcattaaCTCAACAAGCCTGTGGACGTCCTCTATGTTCTCTGGTGGacagcagctttggaggaggTATGAGTCGCTGTTTCCTATGGCTAATACTTCCAACAACTTCACACTGATGGTAAGTCTTTAAATGAACAAAAAGGTGCGTCTTTACCTTCATTAATTTAGTGGCAAATTGGCTGCAATACCACCTTAATTGCTTTGCCCTCTGGTCAGTGCTGATCTACATATAGCGAGGATCAACCACTTTTACTGCGGTCCGTTAAAATTGGAAGTTAGGATGCAATCTGGATTTCCAAGTTGGAAATGAGATTCAGTTGGGGAATTTATTATTACTAATCTGTTTACATTTCTCCGTGTATGTCTTCCTGTTCTGTGACATCAGACTCGCGTGATTCAGAAACATCAGTCTGAGATATCTTGTGCAAGTCACCACGTCGGAATCATCATCAATTAAGTAGAAATGTTGGAAATCCTAACTTTCCAAGTTTAGTGGAAGCAGCAAGAGTGTCATGTGATCTGATGTGACTATCATGGTGAACCCCAGAGAGCTGATGTGACTATCATGGTGAACCCCAGAGAGAGTTGATGTGACTATCATGGTGAACCCCAGAGAGAGTTGATGTGACTATCATGGTGAACCCCAGAGAGCTTATGTGACTATCATGGTGAACCCCAGAGAGAGTTGATGTGACTATCATGGTGAACCCCAGAGTGAGTTGATGTGACTATCATGGTGAACCCCagagagagctgagagagagTTGATGTGACTGTCACGGTGAACCCCAGAGAGAGCTGATGTGACTGTCATGGTGAACCCCAGAGAGAGCTGATGTGACTATCACGGTGAACCCCagagagagctgagagagagTTGATGTGACTATCATGGTGAACCCCAGAAAGAGCTGATGTAACTATCACGGTGAACCCCAGAGAGAGCTGATGTGACTATCACGGTGAACCCCAGAGAGAGCTGATGTGACTGTCATGGTGAACCCCAGAGAGAGCTGATGTGACTATCATGGTGAACCCCAGAGAGAGCTGATGTGACTATCACGGTGAACCCCAGAGAGAGCTGATGTGACTGTCACGGTGAACCCCAGAGAGAGCTGATGTGACTGTCATGGTGAACCCCAGAGAGAGTTGATGTGACTATCATGGTGAACCCCAGAGAGAGTTGATGTGACTATCATGGTGAACCCCagagagagctgagagagagTTGATGTCACTGTCATGGTGAACCCCAGAGAGAGCTGATGTGACTGTCATGGTGAACCCCAGAGAGAGCTGATGTGACTATCACGGTGAACCCCagagagagctgagagagagTTGATGTGACTATCATGGTGAACACCAGAAAGAGCTGATGTAACTATCACGGTGAACCCCAGAGAGAGCTGATGTGACTGTCATGGTGAACCCCAGAGAGAGCTGATGTGACTATCATGGTGAACCCCAGAGAGAGCTGATGTGACTGTCATGGTGAACCCCAGAGAGAGCTGATGTGACTATCATGGTGAACCCCAGAGAGAGCTGATGTGACTATCATGGTGAACCCCAGAGAGAGCTGATGTGACTATCACGGTGAACCCCAGAGAGAGCTGATGTGACTGTCATGGTGAACCCCAGAGAGAGCTGATGTGACTGTCACGGTGAACCCCAGAGAGAGCTGATGTGACTGTCATGGTGAACCCCAGAGAGAGCTGATGTGACTATCATGGTGAACCCCCAGAAAGAGCTGATGTGACTATCACGGTGAACCCCAGAGAGAGCTGATGTGACTGTCATGGTGAACCCCAGAGAGAGCTGATGTGACTATCATGGTGAACCCCAGAGAGAGCTGATGTGACTATCATGGTGAACCCCAGAGAGAGCTGATGTGACTATCATGGTGAAccccagacagagagagagagagcaagagagaggttgATGTACTTCTGGGAGTCTTTGTCTAGGTACAGCTGCTGGGTCTCATCCTGGTCCAGCATCAGCCAGTATTTGTTGTTATATTCGGTCACCTCCTTCCCACTGTCGTTTATTGACTTCATTTCGGGGTAGCACTGGAGAATCTGCATCACCGTTTTCTCCCTGCGGGTATATGAGAATGGCCGACAACGCATGAAGAGATGACAGAACATACGACGGTCCAGTGTAACACGGGACACTAAAGCGACAGTCCACATATCCTATTGTAAAATCAACAAAATGCACAACCCTTCAGAgcacaacactcacacacacttaaaaCTACAACCACTGCAACAAAACAACGTCAACTTGACATTTGACAGAACAGAATCAACGTTCACCACAGTACACCGTGTTGACAGCCAGCTATTTGGCAGGTCATTTGCAGCCAGAAGGAAATATGACTTACTTGCTGACTAAATAGGTCTTCAGGGAGCTGATGATGACAGATGAGTCATTCAGTTGCTGAAGAACGACGTCCcccgagaaagaaagaaaaacagacaaaaccatcttttttttccttccaaagCATCCTTCAGGAATGTACGATTTATCCAAACAGCAGCAGACCAGAAACATCCCATAACAGATGGTGAGTTTCTACACCCAGAAAGATTTCCACCCCAAGAGTTTTATGGGAGACAGTCCTAGTGAAAAGCCCTGGTGGTTGTGTATCCTGAAAAACTGAGTTGAGTGTGTGTAGAGTTATTTGGGCAAATCTACAACTTAACGCAGGATTCAGAGTTTTTCAGGAATAAGGACAATGTTTGCTTGCAGTCAACGCTGAGGGATCGATGACCATCAGTCATAAAGCATCAGTCCAAATAAAGTTTCGACCAACCCCCTCAATGTCCCTCCATTCTTTTAAATATTTAATTGAAACAAAAAAATGACAAGCAGActgtgtctatccatctatcgtgtgtgtgtgtgtgtgtatgtgtgaatgtgtaggcTGTCTTAATCAAAAAGTGTGTGAGTTTTAAATGAAGTGTCTTACCAATTCATCATTCACCATTAAGATGGGCACTTTCCTGTAGGATGACCACTTGATTTCCTGCCTCATCACCGGATTGACTTCCACAATCTCATATGGCAGACCATGGTAATCCAAGAAGGCCCGCACTTTGCTACAGAACGGACACGTCTTGTACTGGTAGAGGGTCAATTTAAGACCACCTCTGGGAGCCTAGGGACATGCATTCAGTTAACATCACTGACAGACAACATTCAGATTTCCATATCAGCTTCGGTGCATTGGACAAGTCACCTGGGTTTCAGATGTTAGGCAACTGAACTGGGAAAACAGGAAGTGAAGACTTAAATTTATTTAGAGAGCATATTTCCAAACAACCgtactgtagcgagagtaggttgcagatgggggagagcctggagaggtggaggtatgcactggagagaagaggaatgaaagtcagtaggagcaagacagaatacatatgcgtgaatgagagggaggacagtggaacggtgaggatgcaaggagtagaggtgatgaagacgtatgaatttaaatacttggggtcaactgtccaaagtaatggggagtgaagaagagagtgcaggcagggtggagtgggtggagaagagtgtcaggagtgatttgcgacagaagggtaccagcaagagttaaagggaaggtttacaagatggtagtgagaccagctatgttatatggtttggagacagcggcactgatgaaaaggctggaggtggcagagttgaagatgctaagattttcattgggagtgacgaaggaggacaggattaggaacgagtatattagagggccagctcaggttggacggtttggagacaaagcaagagaggcaagattgagacggcttggacatgtgtggaggagagatgctgggtatattgggagaaggatgctgaatacggagctgccagggaagagaagaggaaggccaaagaggaggtttgtggatgtgagggaggacatgcaggtggctggtgtgacaggacgagatggaaacggctgatccgctgtggcgacctctaacgggagcagccgaaagtagtagtactggAACAAAACAACAAGGACAAGACTACACATGCCAGTCAAAGGGTCCTCCAGGTAGACACAAATCCAAGGGAACACAGACAGGCTCTGAGGGGGGCATTTTAAAGTGTCGGCGTCTGGGGTAGACCCCATAAAGGCGGTTTGTTCCACAAGAGAGCTCCCTTCATCTTTGAGAGGGACTGAACTGAGGTGGAAAACGGAGGCTAAGGAGGTCAGAACTATAGTAAGGGGCCAGCATGCAGTGCGTTTAAAACAAATGACACAACTTCAAAATCAATTGCATAACTAAGCGAAGTGGCCAACACAAACACAGTAGTGACGTGTTCTCCTGCTGCTGCCAGTACGAATCTGGCAGCGGCCTTCTGGACGAGCTGAGGGAGGGACAAGGATGAATGATTAACAAGAAGTGGGGCAAAAACTTAATGGTGCTCAATTGTCAACTTGGTATTTTAGGCTCCATCCAGTATTAACATATTGTTAGTAtgcagcaaatgtactactactacttcatctaatgCGATAGCCACACTATGTAGCTCTCAATAATGCCAGATGTTAAGCACATCTGTAATCGCCGACTCTCTTCTAAGGGGCGTTGGATAAACGCGTCTGCTGGGGGACCAAGCGGCGTAATGGGCAGATGGGGAAATACGTCACCTTGGTTTCCTCTTCAGCGAAAAGACGCTGGACAGAAAACTTCACGGTCTGATACAAACCGAGTCCTCCTCCCAGCAGAACGGCGCAGCTCAGCACTCCGCCGCCTCCCCGCAGAGGAGCGGCGCGGAACACTCCGGACCGGAACCCGCCCGCCCCGCCGGTACCGCACGCTCTCCTGGAGCCGTGCAGCGAAGCATTCCTGACCAGGGCAGAAATACCGCCGGGCCGGCACGACGGAGACTCCAGCACCTGCCAGCCGACCTTACCGAGCACCCTGGCGCAGGCGGCCGCCATCTTCGTTTTACATAAACTCCCACAATGCACCAGTAGGAGACGTTCAAGAGCGTCGTTGCAAGCGTGCCGGTTCACCAAGGCTAGCTCGGCCACAAGCCCCGCCCCCCTCCTTCCTCCCGACCAATCACCGCTACCCCTGGCTTGTAACGGCTCGCAACGCCTAATAACCGAGTGGTTAGCTTTATAAGCAAATTTGTACGACTATGAAAAGGTTAAAGGTTAGGTTTGGGTCCGAGTTTCAGGTTTCAGTTTAGAtttagtttttttggggggttaacTGTGAACACTCCGTCACGGAAATAGAGCGGCTACCGTGATTGATAGGTCAAAAGCACAGGGTGGGGGCGGGACTTGTTTGTGAGGCGCGAGCatgagccccccctccccccagaagacTTATTTACAACATATAGGTATACATTGGTCATATAGAGGGAGAAAATgtacagacaagggggaattcaaagtccactcgttttAAGTCCCCTCACAGCTCAAATAAAATGTGCTTTATTTAAAATATCAAAAGTCTTTatggctgttttgtttttcacattttcattGAAGGTGCCATGCTGCCGGAGTTCAACAGCAAATCGATGAAAGCAGGTTTGGAGTCAGACCAGGTAGATGTGTGGATGTGGACTTTACCAAGAATGACAAAAAGCTGAATGACAGAGGGAATATCGCTGTCCAtcccataaaacacaaaatatcACATCACATCGAATACATTAATCTGTACATTAGTACCCATTTCTCCATTTATAAAGTCTTGCATGTCGAGCCAAAATACCTTTGAATGGGCACAGTGAAAGAAAACAAACGAATGAAATCTAGTTTCTCAATCTGAATTAAAAAACACaagtatctactcatatattttcctaatgtgtgtgtgtgtgtgtgtgtggtgttagtgtagatagcgggaccgaaaactaaagcacttatgatcctaattccttttggaggtggtaggtattgtctcagagagtaaggggaaaatcccagaaaattaaaattatgcataattatgcataaatatgcaaaatatgcatttttctaaaaatggctaaaaaccacttttctcggcatttcagatgattctgagcatctttgattttttcacctatataaaaaaaaatgttctgggaCTTAGGAATGTTTTGGCGTTATGCAaaataatatgcatttttgcaaaaatgcatattatgatcctaatttttttttttggaggtggtaggtattgttccagacaggaccagaaaaatagcagaaaattaaaataattatgcataattatgcaaaatatgcattttctaaaaatggctaaaaaccacttttctcggcatttcggatgattctgagcatttggggggggggttggagttggagttggggagggggagggaaagcggttagctggcaggatgaagagcagggacATTTTAGACGGGGGGTGgatcaccaaaccgctacattgtagcggggttctcccAGCGTTCCATATTTCGAGGGCGTGAGTCATTCAAGACCGCCCGCGTTGTGTTGCGGCGTGAACGAGGCGCATTCAAGAGCGCCGACGCTCCGCGATTGCTTCGGACCTTTGGACCGGCAGCTCCTCTCGGTGAAGCCCGGCCGCGcgtacgcgcacgcgcacacgcaccccACTCGCGCACAAGAGCCAGCAGCATCCATTTGAGCGTCAGACCACCCCATCCACATCGGCTCGCCCGTGTGCGCTTTCACAGGAGGCCGTCGAGGAAATGTAGGATTCAGGAGGTCCGGCCCGCCGGAGGTCCGATTCCCCCCCGTGTTGTTTTCCGCTGCGAGAGGAGCGGATGGATCCCGCAAAGACACAAGACAAACGACATTTTCCCTCATCGTCGGGTTTAGCAGGCTGGCGCTAGCCCGTTAGCTGCCCCCGGTGGGTTGttgttttccccccccttttactTGCCGATGtgggggtttgtttttttaaccccccccccccgggataaGGAGAGAAGACAGATTGGTGCTTTTTTTTGTTATACTGATGCCAGGACATGCTGGAGGAGTCACCGAGGACATCTTCCTGAAGGGGGGAAGCTCCATAGCCGCTCGTCACATCACTGGGGGTTTTTTCTAATCCGTGGAAAATGCGGACGGTGCAAGCAGACGCGCGTGTGTGAGCCGAACCTGTGTGGATCCAGACTCCATGAAGGTCATGATTCTGAGAGAATGATCATGCTGGAAAAACAGGTACAGCAACACCCCCCGGCGAGGCACTGACGCACACCTGGACAGGGTAGCTGAGCTTACCTACGGCCTTGTCTGCGTATGGCTGATTAAACATCCAATTAAtaagaaataaagaaataaataaatcaccTCCCCACCGATTTGTGTATCAGGGACTGGCCAATTAGACAGATCAGCTGATGTCTCGTGCAGTACTGCAGGTGATCAGTGCCTTTCTGTCTGAATCACTTCCCCATCATGTTACTGCTTTTATGTCTgctcctctctccatctgtccctcccatgctctctctctctctctctctctccctctctctccctctttctctctctctctccctctctctctctctctctctccccccccctctctatatctctctctttctctctttctctcgctctctccctctttctcttctctctccctctctctctctcccccctctctctcctctctctctctctcccccctctctctctcctctctctccccctctctccctctctctctctccccctctgtctccctctcctctctccccctctctctctccctctccctctctttccctctctctctctctctctctctctctcctctctctcctctctctctctctctctctctctccccccccctctctccctctctctctctccccctctctctccctctctctctctctcccctctctctctctctcccccccctctctctctccctctctctctctcccccctctgtctccctctccctctctcccctctctctctctgtctctctctctccccctctctctctccctctctctctctctctctctctctctctctccccccccctctctctctctctctctctctccttcgccCCTGCGCTGGCTGGTTATTTGTTGGACTGAGATCTGTTAACAATTGCCTCTGTGATATTCTTGGCCCTAATGTGGGAAAACCTCTAGGGAAACATCCTTCCGGCATTGCCTCTCATAGCCTCCAGTatccacaagtgtgtgtgtgtgtgtgtgtgtgtgtgtgtgggtgggtgagtggtggtggtggtggtggtgggggggggtgtgtaaCCATGGTTTCCTGAAATCCTATCGATGGCTAATTAAACGGAGCTTAGAGTATTTCAGATTGCGGCCTCCTAAACGAGCCGGTTCTCTCTGGGACGTGATTCGTCGTCACGTCGGGAGGATGGAGGAATGTCTGCCGCAGAACGGGAGGCGTCCGGGACCCGTGACAACGCCGCTGCTGCgctgacgacccccccccccagaaacaaAGGTCATAGGTCATTCACACCCGCAGATcccaggagccccccccccccccgtggaaaAGATGTCGTTaaggatgtttttttttgggggggttgtcGAGACGTGATTTGTAGTGTGGACGAGCCACgctgagaccccccccctccccccccacacaaccTTTTAGTGCCTCACCAcacgcacgcccccccccccaacaatgaAACATTCATTTCACCAGAAGAAAAAACAGAACCAACGGCCTATTCCTCCTCGGCCCTCTTtacaaatccccccccccggtGATAGTATTGATGCTTATCCTCTCTTAAACATTTGTGTGCCTTTCCCCGTTGTCAGATTTCGGTTCTGCGTGGGGCAGATAAAGCGCCGGGCCTCGCTCTCGTACAGTAAGGCGCTCCCGTTTTCTCAGCGGCTTTCATAAAGCGCCGTTGTTGAAGCTTGACTCCGCTCCAAGCTTATCCGAACCCCTTTGTCTGATGGAATGTGACAAGAATCGGAGGGTTTTTCTGTCTGgatggctgattttttttttctctcccccccccccccctcctctcctctgtggTTCTCCGGAGAGCCCGGTGAGGCGTGCTGCCGAGTGAAATAACTTGGCCGACGCCGGTTCTTTTCATAAACGGCTCCAAGTCGTGATGCCGACGCCGCCTACCCGCTCTCCTCGCCGCCGCTCTCCATCTCCAGCGGCCTCCGGCGCCCGGAGGGCTGCTCGATTACGGCGAACACGATGATCCCCGTGATTTTGCGCAACGCCGTGATCACGACTATTACTCGCAATTAGTAGTCTCGCTACGGCACGGCGGAGCAGGGTTAGcgtcgtcgcctcacagcaagaaggttctggttcgagcccggggtggtccgaccttgagggtcgtcccgggtcgtcctgtgtgtggagtttgcatgttctccccgtgtctgtgtgggtttcctcccacggtccaaagacatgcgggtcaggtgactcggccgtactgaattgtcccataggtatgaatgaatgtgtgtgggccctgtgtgatggcccggcagcctgtccagggtgtccccccgcctgccacccagtgactgctgggataggctccagcatccccgcgaccccgagagcaggatcagTGGtcctgataatggatggatggatggtcttggCTCCTTTCCACCGTCCGCTGCTCTTCTCTCTCGATTCCCAGCATTGCTGCTACAGGAGCATCAACTCGCGGAGCCGCACGTGTTATCGGTCTTCTTTGTTGCCCGTGTGGTTTTGGCGTTCGTCGGAAAGCCCTCCCAACGCCGCCCCACTTGAATCGGCGGACGTCGGAGGAACGTTAAGACAGGTCGTACACACGAGCCTGTCGCGGCTCGTTTGAAACACGCCGGTCTCGGCCTGTAGGCGAGGCGTTCGTGACAGCATGGGCCTTATTGGATTTATACCGTCAATACCCCCCCGTGGTCTCA
Proteins encoded:
- the ptgesl gene encoding prostaglandin E synthase 2; protein product: MTFMESGSTQSYKFAYKANHSVIRRCEPLQARGSGDWSGGRRGAGLVAELALVNRHACNDALERLLLVHCGSLCKTKMAAACARVLGKVGWQVLESPSCRPGGISALVRNASLHGSRRACGTGGAGGFRSGVFRAAPLRGGGGVLSCAVLLGGGLGLYQTVKFSVQRLFAEEETKAPRGGLKLTLYQYKTCPFCSKVRAFLDYHGLPYEIVEVNPVMRQEIKWSSYRKVPILMVNDELQLNDSSVIISSLKTYLVSKEKTVMQILQCYPEMKSINDSGKEVTEYNNKYWLMLDQDETQQLYLDKDSQKEEMKWREWADSWLVHLISPNVYRTTGEALASFDYIVREGKFSTFEGFFAKYVGAAAMYIISKRLKRRHNLQDDVRQDLYKAVNSWVAAIGKKKKFMGGDHPNLADLAVYGVLRVMEGLEAFDDMMENTKVKSWYRHMERATLNHKGRN